The Oncorhynchus clarkii lewisi isolate Uvic-CL-2024 chromosome 12, UVic_Ocla_1.0, whole genome shotgun sequence genome segment cctcctactccccgtttctctcctccctcccctcctactccccgtttctctcctccctcccctcctactccccgtttctctcctccctcccctcctactccccgtttctctcctccctcccctcctactcccggtttctctcctccctcccctcctactccccgtttctctcctccctcccctcctactccccgtttctctcctccctcccctcctactcACCAGAAGTTGGCCTTGGTGAACTGCTCCATGTAGAGCTGTTCGTCTGTGAAAGGGGCCAGGTGCACGTCACCGATGGTGGGGAACATTTTACCTGCGACACACATGAAGTCAGTTAATGATGGTACAATCACCAGTGGCTAGTCATGATGAATATTTCTCTCATTTTTAAAATGAAGACTTTAATATTATATACTGCTTGGGCTTTAAAATAACCTTTAGACCTTTTGAcattttctccctttctccttcccccctaCTCTACCCCTTTCTATGCTCTTCCTCCAACCTtccctctgtctcaccactaGGCTTGAGGAACTTCTTGGCGTGGAGGTAGCTCTCCAACATCCTCTCGTTGAAGAGCATGTAGCCCATGGGCTCTGAGATGATGATGTCCACCTGCTCAGGTAGCGTAACCTCCTCTACTTTACCAGGGATCACCACCACACGGTCCCCCAGACGGTTAGTGTTCACCAGGACCTAGTGGAGGGGACACCAGAGGGTTAGAGTTCACCAGGACCCAGTGGAGGGGACACCAGAGGGTTAGAGTTCACCAGGACCCAGTGGAGGGGACACCAGAGGGTTAGAGTTCACCAGGACCTAGTGGAGGGGACACCAGAGGGTTAGTGTTCACCAGGACCTAGTGGAGGGGACACCAGAGGGTTAGAGTTCACCAGGACCCAGTGGAGGGGACACCAGAGGGTTAGAGTTCACCAGGACCCAGTGGAGGGGACACCAGAGGGTTAGAGTTCACCAGGACCTAGTGGAGGGGACACCAGAGGGTTAGTGTTCACCAGGACCTAGTGGATGGGACACCAGAGGGTTAGTGTTCACCAGGACCTAGTGGAGGGGACACCAGAGGGTTAGAGTTCACCAGGACCTAGTGGAGGGGACACCAGAGGGTTAGTGTTCACCAGGACCTAGTGGAGGGGACACCAGAGGGTTAGTGTTCACCAGGACCTAGTGGAGGGGACACCAGAGGGTTAGTGTTCACCAGGACCTAGTGGAGGGGACACCAGAGGGTTAGTGTTCACCAGGACCTAGTGGAGGTGACACCAGAGGGTTAGAGGTCACCCGGACCTAGTGGAGGGGACACCAGAGGGTTAGTGTTCACCAGGACCTAGTGGAGGGGACACCAGAGGGTTAGTGTTCACCAGGACCTAGTGGAGGGGACACCAGAGGGTTAGTGTTCACCAGGACCTAGTGGAGGGGACACCAGAGGGTTAGAGGTCACCCGGACCTAGTggagggttggtgtgtgtgtgtattagagtgAAACTGATACATCTGCCAGATGTATGGCTACATAGCATGTCAAGAAGAGGATAGGGTTAGAGCAGGGATGACAAACTTTTCAGCTCGAGGGCTTTGATTAGTTTGTCAAAATCAATTTGCGGGCCAGAAAAAGTGCAGTTAATTGAAAATATATAGGTCACTTAATTTCAGCATAGTTTAGTGTGTCTGTTACCTCTGCATGCTGGGCCATGGTGCTGGCCTCCACAGCGTAGACCTTCCTGGCCCCCGCCTGAGCAGCAAAGAACGACAGAATCCCTGAACCACAGCCCACATCCAACAccacctagagagagaggaatggactcTAATTCTTCCCTGATAAAGACATCAATGAAATCCAGCAGTGTCTACTGCCCAAACCAACTAAACAACAGTTTAGTTTCAAATACAGCAAAGGACTCAATTCAGAACAAGCTATATTTAAGTGCCAGGACAGTGCATCAGCACCTTGTCCTTGAAGTCAGTGTGGTTCTGGAGGATGGCCCTCTGATAGGTTCCTGTCCTGACGTAGTCCTGCATCATGTTCTGCTGCTGGGAGAGGTAGCCATAGAACTGgaggagcgaaggagagagagagaacaagggagtGAGAGGAAAATAAAGTGACAGAACAGCTTATTTTTCATGAGGTGTTTTAATATTGTCACGGAGCTAATAAAGGTTGGaataaatgatttatttcaatgCATGGCAGATTCTGTGTGTGCACCTGGAAGTACTGTACTGCGGATGATTCCTCTGTCCTGTCGCTGAAGACCGACTGCTCTCCACTGTGGCCGCGGCAGTTCTTCAGGAGATTATAGAACGATGAGAACTCTGAGGAGATCGTCATAACAGGTTATAAGCAGGACAAATCAGACATAAGTTATAAACGGTCTTAAGCCAGTCATAATGGGGAGAAATCAAACGAACAATAATAATAACCAATTATAACAGTTCACAAGGATGACAGAGGCAAGACAAGTATGACAAACAATACGAATCTCTTTATGAGGACAGGAACATGTGCACTAGGACAGGGAGTCAaagacacacaggagacagagggtcaatgacagagacagatatagcCTACTGGCAGGCAGtcaaagacagacagaaaaaagACAGCAATGACAGCATTCTCTGAGACAGAGTGGCGGTGGTTGCCGGGGGTTAGCTACCTGCAGGTGAGGTGAACTGTAGCAGGACGCTGTTGCAGCCCAGCGTGATGATGAACGACTGTTTCCCCACGCGACTGCACTCTGTGTCCCTGGAAACCGAACACTTGAACACACATGTCTCCTCTGCTGTGAGAGGAGTCATACAATAGTTAGGGCCAAGCAACACTCCCACAACAGGTCATTCATGGAATAAGTGTGGCACAGGAGTACGTGGCTTACCGTAGGTCACACAACATGAAGAACAACATGCTAATAGAACTGGCCTGATCACACACAGCGCTTTATTGACTCAATTAGCATTATAGCATCTCATGCATAGCAACAAGCAAAGAGCTATTTTTAACCTCCTTTAGCCGAGGGAAAGTGAGTAATTTCTTCTATTGAATCTATTTCACACACACTCCTGGATGATTAAGATGACAGTTTTAAAGACTGGATTTGTGAAAGCAATATATTGGCAAGGTAGGTCTAGTGCTGTGCCCGCATGGCAGTGAGATAATCTGTGGTTTAATCCAGCAGTTGTGATGGGATTAAGACTAGCGCTGTTACTTAGATTAGCCAGATGCAGCATGTTTTATTAACAGACCAAACTAGCGACTGACACCGGATTAACCTGTGATAAATATGAGagcgggagtgtgtgtgttgcttaACAAGTGTGTGTTCGATGCAAGGGCTGAGAGATAGAGTGCATGCTTTAAAATATGTAGGCTACAACCATCTCCCTCCACTAGACCTGGCCTGTCTACAAGGCCCACAGCTGAACATTGTGGGAAATGACAATGACAGAAGGGGGACAAGGACTGTCACTATAGACCTGTTACAGATATGTAACAACCAGATGATAGTCATGTCAATGTTCTAACAGGATAATGTCAGGTCATAATAGACACTTGTCAAAGTGAAGAGCAAAATTGTGTTATTTTTGCTGGGCCAAGGCATTGCCCCTCATGGACAATGTAAATACACCTATTCCAGCATGATAGACAGACATTACCAGTGTGCTGTGTTTGATTGAGGTGCTTTTGTGTCTATAATAAAGCAGAAATAAAATGATTGTGTGGCAAGACACTGAGGTTATTTTTCCAAGTGGAATTACTTTAGACTCAGTCGTGCTGCTCTATGTAGCAATTCAATCGGGAGTTCATTCCTGCCTGGTGTGGAAACGTTTATCTTCCATCATCATGGGAATGTTGGAAGAGGAAACGGCTGTTGGGCCTATGGACCAGACCAGGCAATCACACATATCATAAAACTTTGATAGGACACCTTGAAAAACATCCTGCCACACATACATTTCTACTTTCCCCACAGCCCAAGCTTGACTGTATCAAAAATAAGGACATCACGGCTTCTTGAAAGGGACATCCCATCTGTGCCTCAGTGTAACAAAAGCTGCAAGCGCTCAGCAGCACAAGTGATCGACAGGGGAGTAGGGAGGTGGGGGACTGGCTATTGTTCAGGGGAGAACAAAGATGAATAACTAATACGAGCCTGGTTTAGCTTATCGAAACATAAGGACACATATTTAgcctgtttaaaaaatatatatttcgtTTATCGATATTTATTCACTCAGCTAGGCATCTACAGTAGATTAGATTACCATAAAGTAGTACGCGCGAGCCACCGGGGTTAGCTTGCTTGTTTGCACCGCTACTAGTATGATCTGTGCGCAAAGACGACGTTCCAAAACAAAACACACTTTTAAGATACCCATCTCAAAGGGTCAAATGTTATCTTGCTTTCTCATAACTATCTAATAAAGAGGGCAATGCTCATATGACGCAGTTTGTTTTAACTGTTAGAACTCTGTGGCATTAAGGGCAAACCATTGCGTAGTATGGCTGATAGCTTATTGGGGCAAAAATGAAAGAGCACGTTAACATGTCAATTAGCTTTGGCTATCTGCGTCAATGTGTAGCGAGCTGGATAAAATGCTCAGCTGCGGGACAGGATAGTACATCATTGAAATGCAATCTGGCGCTAAATTGTTAGCAAGTTGATATTAGTAAACAGGGGTAGATAGGTATCTAATGTGCTTGGTCACACTTAGCTTGCTGTCCAGGAAACGTCTCGTGTGAGCTAAAACATACTACTTCGCATTAAATAAATACTTTAAAGAATATTGCTCAAGACAAATAGATACGAAAGAAAAAACGTGGTCCACAAGCCACGAAGTGAGCGCAGTAAGCTTGCTAAAGCTAACCACCTATAGTTAGCTAAGCTAACAACAGTGTGCGCTGTCGTGGTGCTGGagaagtaacgttagctaactaagtTATGGTAGCTAGCTAATAGCGATAAGCGAAAACAGTCCCCATTACGTTGGATTCTATAGGTGGAACCAGTCGGTTTTGAAGTGGAACCCCCACCCGCACACACGTGCAAGACCAGGCACTCGCATCGGCTAGCTAGCTTTTTAGCATTTAGCTCTGGCTAGTTAGCCAGAGTAACGTCAGTTAACAAGGAGCCCAGGCCGAACCGGTGTATGGAAGAGCTGTCTCAAGTCCACTCACCGTTGGAGAGGTTGATCAGGGCCGCGTCCTGTGTGGCTTTCACCTCCAGTCGTAGAGGCTGCTGCTCGGAGTGACGCTGTATTTCTCCGTTTGCGTCTCCGATAGAGAGGAGCCGCACGCCGGGAAACACCGACACCGCCATCTTCGATCTGTGGGAAGAGACAGCTCACTGTGGCCTCACATCCAGCGTTGGACGTGCACTCACGACAGGAAACGGGATACACACAGCTCTACTGCCACTCTGTGGCCGAGAGGCAAACTGCTTAGTGCAAATACAGTAGACTGCACTGACTTCTGTTGTCACTGCTGTACACTGTTTCAGCAAAGACAGTACAGTTAGTTGGACAATGAGAGAAATAGGGGATCTTGAATAATCATTTGAATTAAATAAAAATTTCAGACTGTCAGCCAGGCTGCGTTTCGTATCCTGGTCTGTTAAATCTGTGTGAATAATATTGGTTCTGCTGTGTAACATGTCATGCAGCAAGTACCAAAACCTACAACTTTGGGCAGTGGCAAATATGCACTGGTATTACTTGAGCAGCATTCTATGTGACAGGGATGAGCAAGTCTGGTCCACGGGGGCCTGAGTGCATGTCTGTTGTCTTTTGTTCTCTCCAAATCAGCATCTGATTTATAAACCAGGTATGGCATCAGTGGATGAATTAAGTGCCAGGCGAAAGAGAAAAGCAGCAGACACTCAGGTCCCAGCTGGAGAGGAGTTGCCTACCCCTGATACTCTTGTGTGTTCTGGCCAGTCAGCTTAAGGGGGGCACTCTTAACAAACTCTTTAATAAAACATGAGACCCAAAGAGATGTTGAAGGTGAAATTATACATTTTATTAAATTAGTCAGTCAATACATGTCACGGTACCATTCTaaagacaaatacacacaaaatAAACGTTAAGGCACAACAggatgacagtgttttccacatGTATGAATCCATCCACCAGAGCATTTCAGTGACTAATATTTGTAAAAAGAGGTGCTCTGCTTTCCCCATGCATTATGGACACTGTAGTCCTCAAAGGTTCTCTGTTCACTTTATTATAACGTCAGAGGAATTGAGAGATCAGTCTCTGTCACCATAGTGAAAAGAGCTTGCGTTCCTCCATCTCCTTTCCTGCATGGCCACTGATTTGAAAGGACTTGGTAGGCAAGACTAATAGTACTGTGAAAATCTATGTAGGCCTAGTCCTTTCACCTATCAGTGGTCAAGTCTGAGGACATTATTGAAGACATATTTCTGGGTATTGGAACATGTTGATGGGTTGTTCTCCAGTTTTTAGCAACACTTCATGTTGTAATAAGAACACAGTATGGTTCCTAAACATGACTCATTCTCTGGTGTTGTTTTTCAACTTCTTCAGGTCCTCTTTAAGTGTTTCTGATTAATCAAGTGGGAAAGTAAATGCAGATTTAGGCCTCAACAGGTCTCGTGTTAAAACCGGGGCAGTTAAATTACCAGAGGTTTGGCACATACTAAGGCACATTAGTTTGAAGCAGTACGCAAAGAGTAAAAGGTAAAAGGGGTGGGGAACCTGAAAAATGACTTTAAACCATTTAGAATGTGTCCTTACTTTAACGTAGATGCACCAATGGAGTAGCAGTCTCCTTCCACTGAGTGTCCTGAGATCAGGCTTATTTATAATGATGATACACAGCAATTATACTTAAAGTGTCAGTACAGTAATCCTAATATTCTTGTTATGATCCTTCATATCATTATTCTGATGTTGACTGAGCAACACCACAAAACCAGCATTGAAACAGATCTTTTGCATGACCTGAGTTTGAGATCTCTATATGCCAACACCCATAAGAAACCTCTAACATCTGAGTCACTCTTTTCAAGACATAGTAACATCATTTTCTTTTGAATTACATTTTGCATCACAGTGGTTTAACTGGATCTTAACAGTGTAGTCGAGTGTTTAACACATGAGAATGCGCACACATTTTATGTCAAAAGACTCAATTCTCTTGAGAGGCTCATGGAGTCACCACACTTTTAGCAGAGAATCATAAATTACACTTATCGAAATGCTTCACAATTTCATCTGACAAAAATCACAGTGACAGTGTTAAGGCGAGTTTGTGTGCAACCAACTGAGCACCATTTTGAAAAACAAGCTCTGAGATCAAACTCGGGTGTAATATCCTGTAGTGTGTTGAACATAGCTTCACAACAATGATACGGTAGGCTATACTCATGTAATGTCACTGGGTCAACCACTTTAAAAGACTCACCAACAACAATGTGTAAAACCTAATACAGTTCAATTTCACTTTGagtaaaataaaagtaacaaaaggTAGAGACTACAGGGAGAGTTGGGGTTGAGACTGCCATATTTATACTTTGAGGAGTGCTTTCATTCTAATGATCTCAACACACAAAGGACTGCAAATGTTATCCTTATTGAgctgtagaacagaacagaacacatgtCAAAACTCACTCAGCATAGGGTTAATGCTTGTGATTGTGTTCTGGCCTTGAGGTCTTCAGTGACTGGACGTGGTGGGGAAGGGTGTAGGAGACGCCAAGGGGCTTGGAATTGAAAGCCATCCTTGGGGAATGTTCAGACATGTTTTACAATCCTCCATCATCACCATCGCCTGCAGTGAGAAAGCATAGAGTCCGATCAGATCACTGGCACAGGAGTTAGATGAGATATGGCTGCTATTGGTTACGTTCTCTTTGTAACAATCAAAGCCAGAAGGGTCAAAGGTTAGCAAACAGAGAGCGAAAAGGAGAGTGAGGAACAGGTAGAGGGAAGGTAGAGAAAGAAAGcaggacagaaagagacagagagagagagagagagagagagagtgtgtgtgtgtgtccatgcacgtgtgtgtgtgagagaaatagacagaagagagagaagagagagatagagagggagttaGTTGAAGCCTACTCTACCACATCAGACTGTCATCTCACCTCAGAAGAGGGCGCAGGACTTGGGGGGTCTGAAGGGGTTGTCGCTGGAGGGCACCCCCATGAGGAGAGGGTCTTTATGGGCGTTCTGCAGGCAGAAGGTCTTCAGGTCCGCTGCTGCCTGGGACACCTGAGAGTGGAAACAGAGACACTGTCAGTTCCATTATACTTTAATTCTGTGTCATAAAGGCTACATAAGACTGCAGTAAAGATGACATATCAATGTCATAGGCATTCATGAGAACGAGTCATCATTGACAGTGACAGCGTTTTCTATAAAGAAGTTCCAAATAAATTGAGCTCAATCCTGCTCTACTTAACTTTCTACTTGTTTTAACTCAGCttttcaagagagacctggtccatgCATCAATAAATAGAGGGGCCAACACTTTCACTCTGCCACAAAACTCCTACTGATACTCAGTTTAATGAACCTAAAGTAATATGCTCCAAGCTCACACTGTGAGAGAAACTGAGCAATGATCAGCTATTTTCCTAAAGTCCCTACCTAGGACTTGACTCAGCAATAGCATAATGATCTGGTACTTTACTAGAGGGTTGTTTCATGGGTGAAGT includes the following:
- the LOC139421558 gene encoding guanine nucleotide-binding protein G(I)/G(S)/G(O) subunit gamma-5-like, producing MSNNSANSSNLVIAQKVVKQLRLEASVRRIKVSQAAADLKTFCLQNAHKDPLLMGVPSSDNPFRPPKSCALF